From a single Osmerus mordax isolate fOsmMor3 chromosome 14, fOsmMor3.pri, whole genome shotgun sequence genomic region:
- the lsm6 gene encoding U6 snRNA-associated Sm-like protein LSm6, with amino-acid sequence MSLRKQTPSDFLKQIIGRPVVVKLNSGVDYRGVLACLDGYMNIAVEQTEEYVNGQLKNKYGDAFLRGNNVLYISTQKRKV; translated from the exons ATGAGCCTCAGAAAGCAGACCCCGAGTGATTTCCTGAAGCAGATCATTGGCAGACCGGTGGTGGTCAAGCTGAATTCTGGAGTGGATTACAGAG GTGTGCTAGCTTGCCTGGACGGCTACATGAACATAGCTGTGGAGCAGACAGAGGAGTATGTTAACGGCCAGCTGAAGAACAAATACGGAGATGCCTTCCTCAGGGGAAACAATG taTTGTACATCAGCACTCAGAAGAGGAAGGTTTAA